In a genomic window of Rhododendron vialii isolate Sample 1 chromosome 12a, ASM3025357v1:
- the LOC131310866 gene encoding probable xyloglucan 6-xylosyltransferase 5 → MGQEIAQKRAASDGGPRRGPIIPRGQQLRKTLNNIKVTILCGFITIVVLRGYIGINLGGGSSSAETDAVRQNLLEETNRLLAHLRSDTDPDDLDDPLPDTYNSSTYHTYTLGAKVTTWDTDRSTWLQQNPSFPSHIQGKPRILLVTGSPPKPCDNPIGDHYLLKSIKNKIDYCRLHGIEIVYNMVHLDNELNGYWSKLPVIRNLMLSHPEVEWIWWMDSDALFTDMSFEIPIGKYAGSNLVVHGYPDLLYDKKDWIALSTGNFLLRNCQWSLDLLDAWAPMGPKGPVREEAGKVLTANLKGRPADFEADDQSALIYLLVSKRGEWEDKVFLENSYYLHGFWGELVDGYDEMIDKYDPGLGDKRRPFVTHFVGCKSCGSFGDYPVKRCLSSIERAYNFADNQVLNLYGFRHRGLLSPKIKRFRNETVNPLEFVDQFGIRQRSVHETHKPRS, encoded by the coding sequence ATGGGCCAGGAGATAGCTCAGAAGCGCGCAGCCAGCGACGGCGGCCCGAGAAGAGGACCCATTATACCCCGCGGCCAGCAGCTCCGGAAAACGCTCAACAACATCAAGGTCACCATCCTCTGCGGCTTCATCACCATCGTGGTCCTCCGCGGCTACATCGGCATCAACCTTGGCGGCGGCTCCTCTTCCGCAGAGACTGACGCCGTCCGCCAGAACCTCCTCGAGGAGACCAACCGCCTCCTCGCCCACCTCCGATCCGACACCGATCCCGACGACCTTGACGACCCCCTCCCCGACACTTACAACTCCAGCACTTACCACACCTACACTCTCGGTGCCAAGGTCACCACTTGGGATACCGACCGAAGCACCTGGCTCCAACAAAACCCGAGCTTCCCCTCGCACATCCAAGGCAAGCCCAGGATCTTACTCGTCACTGGCTCACCACCCAAGCCGTGTGATAACCCAATTGGGGATCACTATCTGTTGAAATCAATCAAGAACAAGATCGATTACTGCAGGCTACACGGGATCGAAATCGTGTACAACATGGTCCATTTGGACAACGAGCTAAATGGGTACTGGTCGAAACTGCCAGTGATCAGGAACCTGATGCTGTCTCACCCGGAAGTTGAGTGGATTTGGTGGATGGACAGCGATGCCCTGTTTACAGACATGTCATTCGAGATACCAATCGGGAAATACGCCGGCAGCAACTTGGTGGTGCACGGGTACCCTGATCTGTTGTACGATAAGAAAGACTGGATTGCCTTGAGCACCGGGAATTTCCTGCTGAGGAACTGCCAGTGGTCTCTGGATTTGCTCGACGCCTGGGCTCCAATGGGGCCGAAAGGGCCCGTCAGGGAGGAGGCGGGGAAGGTCCTGACGGCGAATCTGAAGGGCAGGCCGGCGGATTTCGAAGCGGACGACCAGTCCGCGCTGATATACCTGCTGGTTTCGAAGCGGGGCGAGTGGGAGGACAAGGTGTTTCTGGAGAATTCCTACTACTTGCACGGTTTCTGGGGCGAGTTGGTGGACGGTTACGACGAGATGATCGACAAGTACGATCCGGGGTTGGGCGACAAGAGGCGGCCGTTCGTGACCCATTTTGTGGGCTGCAAGTCTTGCGGGAGCTTCGGGGATTACCCGGTCAAGAGGTGCCTGAGCAGCATCGAGAGGGCGTACAATTTTGCTGATAACCAAGTTCTCAATCTGTATGGGTTCAGGCATAGAGGCTTGTTGAGCCCCAAGATCAAGAGGTTCAGGAATGAAACTGTTAATCCCTTGGAGTTTGTAGATCAGTTTGGTATCCGGCAGCGTTCGGTGCACGAAACCCACAAGCCTCGGAGCTAG
- the LOC131310845 gene encoding NADH dehydrogenase [ubiquinone] flavoprotein 1, mitochondrial isoform X1: MRKIRGVMVPLKTMLTLHRMALVQRLSESWVPGSRLFSTQGATTASTPQPAPPPPPPEKTHFGGLKDEDRIFTNVYGLHDPFLKGAMKRGDWYRTKDLVLKGADWIVNEMKKSGLRGRGGAGFPSGLKWSFMPKVSDGRPSYLVVNADESEPGTCKDREIMRHDPHKLLEGCLIAGVGMRATAAYIYIRGEYVNERKNLEKALKEAYESGLLGKNACGSGYDFDVHIHYGAGAYICGEETALLESLEGKQGKPRLKPPFPANAGLYGCPTTVTNVETVAVSPTILRRGPEWFASFGRKNNAGTKLFCVSGHVNKPCTVEEEMSIPLKELIERHCGGVRGGWDNLLAVIPGGSSVPLIPKDICDDVMMDYDALKAVQSGLGTAAVIVMDKSTDVVDAISRLSYFYKHESCGQCTPCREGTGWLWMIMERLKVGNAKLEEIDMLQEVTKQIEGHTICALGDAAAWPVQGLIRHFRPELERRIRERAERELLEAAA; this comes from the exons ATGCGTAAAATTCGTGGTGTTATG GTACCCCTTAAGACCATGCTTACTCTTCATAGGATGGCTTTGGTTCAGCGTCTCAGTGAGAGCTGGGTCCCAGGCAGCAGATTATTTAGCACCCAAGGTGCAACAACTGCTAGCACCCCACAGCCTGCCCCACCTCCCCCACCTCCTGAGAAAACCCATTTTGGTGGCCTGAAGGATGAAGACCGCATTTTCACCAATGTATATGGTTTGCATGATCCTTTTCTTAAAGGGGCCATGAAACGGGGTGACTGGTATAGAACCAAAGACCTAGTACTCAAGGGTGCTGATTGGATCGTTAATGAAATGAAGAAGTCTGGCTTACGTGGACGCGGTGGTGCTGGTTTTCCATCGGGTCTCAAATGGTCGTTCATGCCAAAAGTGTCTGATGGACGCCCTTCTTATCTTGTTGTTAATGCTGATGAAAGTGAACCCGGAACTTGTAAAGATAGGGAAATAATGCGTCATGATCCACACAAACTACTAGAAGGATGCCTAATAGCCGGGGTGGGAATGAGGGCTACTGCTGCTTATATCTACATCAGGGGCGAGTATGTAAATGAACGCAAGAACCTTGAGAAGGCCCTGAAAGAAGCTTATGAATCAGGACTGTTGGGAAAAAATGCATGTGGATCTGGTTACGATTTTGACGTGCATATCCACTATGGTGCTGGCGCCTATATCTGTGGTGAAGAGACAGCACTTTTGGAAAGCCTTGAGGGGAAACAAGGGAAGCCCAGATTGAAGCCTCCTTTCCCAGCAAATGCAGGGCTATACGGTTGTCCCACAACTGTTACAAATGTCGAAACGGTTGCTGTTTCTCCCACCATTTTAAGGCGTGGGCCAGAGTGGTTTGCTAGTTTTGGCAGGAAGAACAACGCAGGTACAAAGCTATTTTGTGTATCGGGTCATGTGAACAAACCGTGCACCGTTGAAGAGGAGATGAGTATTCCATTGAAAGAGCTGATAGAGAGGCACTGTGGGGGTGTTAGAGGTGGATGGGACAATTTACTTGCAGTAATACCGGGGGGTTCATCTGTGCCTTTGATTCCTAAGGACATATGTGATGATGTGATGATGGACTACGATGCGCTCAAGGCCGTCCAATCAGGATTAGGGACTGCGGCTGTGATCGTGATGGACAAGTCAACCGATGTTGTGGACGCAATCTCAAGGCTCTCTTATTTTTACAAGCATGAGAGTTGTGGTCAGTGTACGCCCTGTAGGGAAGGTACGGGGTGGCTTTGGATGATTATGGAGAGGTTGAAAGTTGGAAATGCTAAGTTGGAGGAGATTGACATGCTTCAGGAGGTGACAAAACAGATTGAAGGGCATACCATATGTGCGCTGGGTGATGCTGCTGCTTGGCCTGTTCAGGGTCTTATTAGGCATTTCAGGCCAGAGCTTGAGAGGAGAATTAGGGAGCGTGCAGAGAGGGAGTTACTGGAGGCTGCTGCTTGA
- the LOC131310845 gene encoding NADH dehydrogenase [ubiquinone] flavoprotein 1, mitochondrial isoform X2, giving the protein MLTLHRMALVQRLSESWVPGSRLFSTQGATTASTPQPAPPPPPPEKTHFGGLKDEDRIFTNVYGLHDPFLKGAMKRGDWYRTKDLVLKGADWIVNEMKKSGLRGRGGAGFPSGLKWSFMPKVSDGRPSYLVVNADESEPGTCKDREIMRHDPHKLLEGCLIAGVGMRATAAYIYIRGEYVNERKNLEKALKEAYESGLLGKNACGSGYDFDVHIHYGAGAYICGEETALLESLEGKQGKPRLKPPFPANAGLYGCPTTVTNVETVAVSPTILRRGPEWFASFGRKNNAGTKLFCVSGHVNKPCTVEEEMSIPLKELIERHCGGVRGGWDNLLAVIPGGSSVPLIPKDICDDVMMDYDALKAVQSGLGTAAVIVMDKSTDVVDAISRLSYFYKHESCGQCTPCREGTGWLWMIMERLKVGNAKLEEIDMLQEVTKQIEGHTICALGDAAAWPVQGLIRHFRPELERRIRERAERELLEAAA; this is encoded by the coding sequence ATGCTTACTCTTCATAGGATGGCTTTGGTTCAGCGTCTCAGTGAGAGCTGGGTCCCAGGCAGCAGATTATTTAGCACCCAAGGTGCAACAACTGCTAGCACCCCACAGCCTGCCCCACCTCCCCCACCTCCTGAGAAAACCCATTTTGGTGGCCTGAAGGATGAAGACCGCATTTTCACCAATGTATATGGTTTGCATGATCCTTTTCTTAAAGGGGCCATGAAACGGGGTGACTGGTATAGAACCAAAGACCTAGTACTCAAGGGTGCTGATTGGATCGTTAATGAAATGAAGAAGTCTGGCTTACGTGGACGCGGTGGTGCTGGTTTTCCATCGGGTCTCAAATGGTCGTTCATGCCAAAAGTGTCTGATGGACGCCCTTCTTATCTTGTTGTTAATGCTGATGAAAGTGAACCCGGAACTTGTAAAGATAGGGAAATAATGCGTCATGATCCACACAAACTACTAGAAGGATGCCTAATAGCCGGGGTGGGAATGAGGGCTACTGCTGCTTATATCTACATCAGGGGCGAGTATGTAAATGAACGCAAGAACCTTGAGAAGGCCCTGAAAGAAGCTTATGAATCAGGACTGTTGGGAAAAAATGCATGTGGATCTGGTTACGATTTTGACGTGCATATCCACTATGGTGCTGGCGCCTATATCTGTGGTGAAGAGACAGCACTTTTGGAAAGCCTTGAGGGGAAACAAGGGAAGCCCAGATTGAAGCCTCCTTTCCCAGCAAATGCAGGGCTATACGGTTGTCCCACAACTGTTACAAATGTCGAAACGGTTGCTGTTTCTCCCACCATTTTAAGGCGTGGGCCAGAGTGGTTTGCTAGTTTTGGCAGGAAGAACAACGCAGGTACAAAGCTATTTTGTGTATCGGGTCATGTGAACAAACCGTGCACCGTTGAAGAGGAGATGAGTATTCCATTGAAAGAGCTGATAGAGAGGCACTGTGGGGGTGTTAGAGGTGGATGGGACAATTTACTTGCAGTAATACCGGGGGGTTCATCTGTGCCTTTGATTCCTAAGGACATATGTGATGATGTGATGATGGACTACGATGCGCTCAAGGCCGTCCAATCAGGATTAGGGACTGCGGCTGTGATCGTGATGGACAAGTCAACCGATGTTGTGGACGCAATCTCAAGGCTCTCTTATTTTTACAAGCATGAGAGTTGTGGTCAGTGTACGCCCTGTAGGGAAGGTACGGGGTGGCTTTGGATGATTATGGAGAGGTTGAAAGTTGGAAATGCTAAGTTGGAGGAGATTGACATGCTTCAGGAGGTGACAAAACAGATTGAAGGGCATACCATATGTGCGCTGGGTGATGCTGCTGCTTGGCCTGTTCAGGGTCTTATTAGGCATTTCAGGCCAGAGCTTGAGAGGAGAATTAGGGAGCGTGCAGAGAGGGAGTTACTGGAGGCTGCTGCTTGA